In one window of Geotrypetes seraphini chromosome 3, aGeoSer1.1, whole genome shotgun sequence DNA:
- the LOC117357012 gene encoding actin-binding Rho-activating protein-like isoform X2, giving the protein MFHRIHKQYSLSVGEAKLKAFFVAVTRFLLQVMTSNRDRDGAWASPVGDLRKNWQSWAQGHVDYQQHNPFSNEKGTTLTVHYQRKDPEYGRPTKGSNTEQRGKEAHMHLGKEVQELCLVIKTIGEKGEDGKPRVTFGRLFEAYVTISNKVVGVLLRARKHGLVQFEGEMLWQGRDDKVVITLLE; this is encoded by the exons ATGTTTCACAGAATAC ACAAGCAATACAGCCTTAGTGTGGGTGAAGCCAAACTCAAAGCTTTCTTTGTGGCTGTAACCAGATTCCTTTTACAAGTTATGACCAGCAATAGAGACAGAGACGGAGCCTGGGCTAGTCCTGTGGGAGATCTGAGGAAGAACTGGCAGAGCTGGGCACAGGGACACGTTGACTATCAACAGCATAATCCATTCAGCAATGAAAAGGGCACCACTTTAACAGTCCATTACCAAAGGAAAGATCCTGAATATGGGAGACCCACAAAAGGCTCAAACACTGAACAAAGAGGCAAAGAGGCGCATATGCACTTGGGAAAGGAAGTGCAGGAGCTCTGTTTGGTCATTAAAACcattggggagaaaggggaggatGGAAAACCCAGAGTGACGTTTGGAAGATTGTTTGAAGCTTATGTGACTATTTCTAATAAAGTGGTGGGAGTGCTTCTTAGAGCAAGGAAACATGGGCTGGTTCAGTTTGAGGGGGAGATGCTTTGGCAAGGAAGAGATGACAAAGTTGTTATTACTTTATTAGAGTAA